A genomic segment from Malus domestica chromosome 05, GDT2T_hap1 encodes:
- the LOC114823195 gene encoding F-box protein At4g35733-like, with protein MAPNLLSNFSIRKFVLSTSPSWTSNFIVMVYQSQTVSFCKPGHSEHWIKVCLHTPGTLNDLTYYEAQLYAVNYYGHVFICDIEDPKQAEVRIVAPQFPKEYLGPMMQIKVACLVESAGDLLVVLSFFNPKTKFHSTIGCRVFKVPFSDGNSWLDSEVKNLGNRSLFLCINASSFSVVASDCSGWKPICIYFMNNERVHLRVDIDMGIFNMDDGQIERPFDNSFNTCYKGRNYETSHLWIEPSF; from the coding sequence ATGGCACCCAACTTGTTGTCCAATTTTTCCATAAGGAAGTTTGTCTTATCAACCAGCCCGTCTTGGACCTCAAATTTCATTGTCATGGTTTATCAGTCTCAAACTGTATCATTTTGCAAACCAGGACACAGTGAACATTGGATAAAAGTATGTCTGCACACACCAGGAACATTAAATGATCTAACTTATTACGAGGCACAACTTTATGCCGTGAACTATTATGGTCATGTTTTTATTTGTGATATTGAAGATCCCAAGCAAGCAGAAGTAAGGATTGTTGCTCCACAATTTCCAAAGGAATATTTGGGTCCTATGATGCAAATTAAAGTAGCTTGTCTGGTGGAATCAGCCGGGGACCTGTTGGTGGTTTTGTCTTTTTTCAACCCGAAGACAAAGTTCCATTCAACTATTGGCTGCAGAGTTTTCAAGGTCCCATTTAGTGACGGCAATTCATGGTTGGACTCGGAGGTAAAGAATCTGGGTAATAGATCCCTGTTCTTGTGCATAAATGCTTCTTCTTTCTCTGTTGTGGCCTCAGACTGTTCTGGATGGAAGCCGATTTGCATTTACTTCATGAATAATGAGCGTGTTCATCTAAGAGTAGATATAGACATGGGTATCTTTAATATGGATGATGGACAAATCGAGCGGCCCTTTGATAATTCCTTTAATACCTGTTATAAAGGAAGGAATTATGAAACATCACATTTGTGGATTGAACCAAGTTTCTAA